In a single window of the Streptomyces cinnabarinus genome:
- a CDS encoding S1 family peptidase yields MKSLLKALKRCAVAGAAALAVVSLQPVSSAQAAPAPVVGGTRAAQGEFPFMVRLSMGCGGALYTQQIVLTAAHCVGRTGANTSITATAGVVDLQSSSRIQVRSTYVYRAPGYNGDGKDWALIKLAQPINLPTLKIATTGQYNTGTFTVAGWGAASEGGSQQRYLLKATVPFVSDATCRSYSGYGGLIANEEICAGYTAGGVDTCQGDSGGPMFRRDAANQWIQVGIVSWGIGCARPNAPGVYTEVSTFASAIASAAAGL; encoded by the coding sequence TTGAAGTCTCTCCTCAAGGCGCTCAAGAGATGCGCGGTCGCCGGTGCGGCCGCACTCGCCGTCGTCAGTCTTCAGCCCGTGTCCAGCGCGCAGGCCGCGCCCGCGCCCGTCGTCGGCGGAACGCGCGCCGCGCAGGGCGAGTTCCCGTTCATGGTGCGGCTCTCGATGGGCTGCGGCGGGGCGCTCTACACCCAGCAGATCGTGCTCACCGCCGCCCACTGCGTGGGCCGTACCGGCGCCAACACCAGCATCACCGCGACCGCCGGGGTCGTGGACCTCCAGTCGAGCAGCCGCATCCAGGTCCGCTCCACCTACGTCTACCGCGCCCCCGGCTACAACGGCGACGGCAAGGACTGGGCGCTGATCAAGCTCGCCCAGCCGATCAACCTGCCCACGCTGAAGATCGCCACGACCGGGCAGTACAACACCGGCACCTTCACCGTGGCCGGCTGGGGCGCGGCCAGCGAGGGCGGTTCCCAGCAGCGGTATCTGCTGAAGGCGACCGTGCCGTTCGTCAGTGACGCGACCTGTCGCTCGTACAGCGGTTACGGCGGTCTCATCGCGAACGAGGAGATCTGCGCCGGTTACACCGCGGGCGGCGTCGACACCTGCCAGGGCGACTCCGGTGGCCCGATGTTCCGTCGGGACGCGGCGAACCAGTGGATCCAGGTCGGCATCGTGAGCTGGGGCATCGGGTGCGCCCGGCCCAACGCGCCCGGTGTCTACACCGAGGTGTCCACCTTCGCCTCCGCGATCGCCTCCGCCGCGGCCGGTCTCTGA
- a CDS encoding YdeI/OmpD-associated family protein, producing the protein MTIQEPLPFASVDALDAWLAEHPAPHPGLWVKVAKKGSGIASVDWVEVNDVALCHGWITGQRKALDESYFLQRITPRRPGSLWSMVNVRRIAELTAEGRMRPAGLAEVEAARADGRWEAAYESQRNAVVPEELTAALERNPRAKEAFERLGRTDRYQVILGLLQARTPEARAARLSAAIAKLES; encoded by the coding sequence ATGACCATCCAGGAACCCCTCCCCTTCGCCTCCGTCGACGCCCTCGACGCGTGGCTCGCCGAGCACCCCGCCCCGCATCCCGGGCTCTGGGTGAAGGTCGCCAAGAAGGGGTCGGGCATCGCGTCCGTCGACTGGGTCGAGGTCAACGACGTGGCCCTGTGCCACGGTTGGATCACCGGGCAGCGCAAGGCGCTGGACGAGTCGTACTTCCTCCAGCGGATCACTCCGCGACGCCCCGGGAGCCTGTGGTCGATGGTCAACGTGCGGCGGATCGCGGAACTGACCGCCGAGGGGCGGATGCGCCCGGCCGGGCTCGCGGAGGTCGAGGCGGCGCGGGCGGACGGGCGGTGGGAGGCGGCGTACGAGTCGCAGAGGAACGCCGTCGTGCCCGAGGAACTGACGGCGGCGCTGGAGCGGAACCCCCGGGCGAAGGAGGCCTTCGAGCGGCTGGGCCGGACGGACCGCTACCAGGTCATCCTCGGCCTGCTCCAGGCGCGTACGCCCGAAGCCCGTGCGGCCCGGCTGTCCGCCGCCATCGCGAAGCTGGAGTCCTGA
- a CDS encoding YceI family protein codes for MSIFGRKTTVETPAAVSADLAALTGEYSIDTAHSTLGFVARHAMVTNVKGKFLDFSGSLSLDGSDPSRSTATLDVKMDSIDTGSADRDGHLKSADFFRTDEHPTMTFRSTKAEALGGDDYRITGDLTILGTTKPITIDLEFNGAAKDPFGNERVGFEGKAEILRSEFGLTWNAALETGGVLISDKIKLNFDISAIRNAA; via the coding sequence GTGAGCATCTTCGGCCGCAAGACCACCGTCGAGACCCCCGCCGCCGTCAGCGCCGACCTGGCCGCCCTGACCGGCGAGTACAGCATCGACACCGCCCACTCCACACTCGGTTTCGTGGCGCGCCACGCCATGGTCACCAACGTCAAGGGCAAGTTCCTGGACTTCTCCGGCTCGCTCAGCCTGGACGGCTCGGACCCGTCCAGGTCCACGGCGACCCTCGACGTGAAGATGGACAGCATCGACACCGGTTCCGCGGACCGTGACGGCCACCTGAAGAGCGCCGACTTCTTCCGCACGGACGAGCACCCGACCATGACCTTCCGTTCCACCAAGGCGGAGGCCCTGGGCGGCGACGACTACCGCATCACCGGTGACCTGACGATCCTCGGCACCACCAAGCCGATCACCATCGACCTGGAGTTCAACGGCGCCGCGAAGGACCCGTTCGGCAACGAGCGCGTCGGCTTCGAGGGCAAGGCGGAGATCCTGCGCTCCGAGTTCGGTCTGACCTGGAACGCGGCCCTGGAGACGGGCGGCGTCCTGATCTCCGACAAGATCAAGCTGAACTTCGACATCTCGGCGATCCGCAACGCCGCGTAA